ATCGGTGACCCTGTAATCAGAGGAAGGGAAGGTAGCTACTAGCTGGGTACAGACAGGTGACCCTGTAATCAGAAGAAGGGCAGGTTGGTACTCGCTGGGTACAGACAGGTGGCCCTGTAATCAGAGGAAGGGCAAGTTGGTACTAGCTGGGTAGAGATCGGTGGCCCTGTAATCAGAGGAAAGGCAGGTAGTTACTAGCTGGGTACAGATACGTGGCTGTGTGACAAATGGACCGGTGCCCGTGTTCGGTTATCACAACACGTAACTAGATCTACACTCAAGTTATCCTAATGTCAATGTCCTCGCAATAAATAGGTTTATTATCTTGCTCAGTGTCGAAGTCACCGAAGATTTTCGCAGATCAGAGAAGAAAAGATGCACAGGTGCGACTATACGACATTTGATAATTTTATTTTCTATATCGAAACAAGACAAAAGAATTGCAATATTACCTACTACTCGTTTAATGACAGCCCGCACCCAGTTTCAGCATTCAGAACAGACAGGCATGTCAAAACAAGCGTTTGAAGTTTAAAGCTGAAAACACACTCTATAAACATGCATCGAGATTTCCACGTGGAACCTCGTGAAATAGATATAGTCGATAAGTTTGTACAGCATTTGATTATGCGTCTCCTGTATCGATACAACCCCAGTGACCAGTTTTCTCCAACAGGGTGTCAACACTGACCCACAAATTGGACAGGAACATCATGCACAGCTGTAGACTGGGTGTGGTATACTGTCATGCCAGCTGTATCAGCAGCGTCGGTGCATCACGTCCACTACAACACCCTGGGGACGTGTGGTACAGTGGATGTATGACCTTGCATTGAACACTGCGGATTCGATCCATGACAGTGTGATATTAAAAGTTTGTTTCAATATGATCTTTTTTGTTGCACTGTTTTGCACTCAGTATGAATAGAGATAAAACAGAATCAGTGTTAGCATACTATATCGGagttatatttgtttcataagaCAGTTGGACATTGTAACTTCACTTCCAAAACCGAGACTACTTCGGGATATTTATGATACAAACAGGGACATACTGTACCAGGTAGAACGGAGGCTGAACCTACGAATATTACGTACTTGCTGGCTCGCAGCTGTTGATCAATCCAGATCCATTGGGAGGCGGCGGCCTTGACGTCCTCGGGTCCTTCCGGATGCAGTATTACATCGTCGGCTTGTCCACAGAGCACCACAGTGTCAATCATGACGAAGTCGATAGTGGCGTTACTGTTGGGGATGTTGAAGCGCAGGGGGTAGTAGAAGTCGGGGAACCGCCTGCGGTGGTAAACGTTGAGCGAGATTGTTTTTACGCCTATTTGTAAGTTTGAAGTCACAATTCAAAATTATCCTTATTTTCTCCGGTATGTTCACatgctgtttgtttgtgtggCCGGTTGACTAGTGttcaacgctgcactcagcaaaattccagttgtatggaagcgctctgtaaacaatcgaatctggaccagacaaccccatgatcaatatcatgagcatcaatccatgcAAATGCACTAACATGATATGTTTAAATGAAGTCGAGCCTGAAAACCCagtccccttagtcgcctctacgacaagcatgggttgctgaaaacccaATCCTCTTAGTAgcctctacgacaagcatgggttgctgaaaacccagtccccttagtcgcctctacgacaagcatgggttgctgaaaacccaATTCCCTTAGTCTCCTCTACGACAAGTATGAGTCGCTGAAAACCCAATtcccttagtcgcctctacgacaagaatgggttactgaaaacccaATTCCCTTAGTCtcctctacgacaagcatgggttacagaaaaCTCAATCTCGTTAGTCTCCtctacgacaagaatgggttactgaaaacccaatccccttagtctcctctgcgacaagcatgggttgctgaaaacccaatccccttagtctcctctacgacaagaatgggttgctgaaaacccaatccccttagtcgcctctacgacaagcatgggttgctgaaaacccaATCCTCTTAGTAgcctctacgacaagcatgggttgctgaaaacccaatccccttagtctcctctacgacaagcatgggttgctgaaaacccaATCCTCTTAGTAgcctctacgacaagcatgggttgctgaaaacccagtccccttagtcgcctctgcgacaagcatgggttgctgaaaacccaATCCCCTAGTCTCCtctacgacaagaatgggttactgaaaacccaaaccccttagtcgcctctacgacaagaatgggttactgaaaacccaatccccttagtctcctctacgacaagcatgggttactgaaaactcAATCTCGTTAGTCTCCtctacgacaagaatgggttactgaaaacccaatccccttagtctcctctacgacaagcatgggttacagaaacCCCTTAGTCtcctctacgacaagcatgggttactgaaaactcAATCCCCTTAGTCtcctctacgacaagcatgggttacccaaaccccttagtcgcctctacgacaagcatgggttactgaaaacccaatccccttagtctcctctacgacaagcatgggttgctgaaaactcAGTCCCCTTAGTCtcctctacgacaagcatgggttacagaaaaCTCAATCTCGTTAGTCtcctctacgacaagcatgggttactgaaaacccaatccccttagtctcctctacgacaagcatgggttactgaaaactcAATCTCCTTAGTCgcctctacgacaagcatgggttactgaaaacccaatccccttagtctcctctacgacaagcatgggttactgaaaactcACTCCCCTTAGTCtcctctacgacaagcatgggttacagaaaaCTCAATCTCGTTAGTCTCCtctacgacaagaatgggttactgaaaacccaatccccttagtctcctctacgacaagcatgggttactgaaaacccaatccccttagtcgcctctacgacaagcatgggttgctgaaaacccaATCCTCTTAGTAgcctctacgacaagcatgggttgctgaaaacccagtccccttagtcgcctctgcgacaagcatgggttactgaaaacccaatccccttagtctcctctacgacaagcatgggttactgaaaactcACTCCCCTTAGTCtcctctacgacaagcatgggttacagaaaaCTCAATCTCGTTAGTCTCCtctacgacaagaatgggttactgaaaacccaatccccttagtctcctctacgacaagcatgggttactgaaaactcaatccccttagtcgcctctacgacaagcatgggttactgaaaacccaatccccttagtcgcctctacgacaagcatgggttgctgaaaactcAATCTCGTTAGTCTCCtctacgacaagaatgggttactgaaaacccaatccccttagtctcctctacgacaagcatgggttacagaaacCTCAATCTCGTTAGTCTCCtctacgacaagaatgggttactgaaaacccaatccccttagtctcctctacgacaagcatgggttactgaaaactcAATCTCGTTAGTCTCCtctacgacaagaatgggttactgaaaacccaatccccttagtctcctctacgacaagcatgggttgctgaaaacccaatccccttagtcgcctctacgacaagcatgggttgctgaaaacccaATCCTCTTAGTAgcctctacgacaagcatgggttgctgaaaacccaatccccttagtcgcctctgcgacaagcatgggttgctgaaaactcACTCCCCTTAGTCGCAtctgcgacaagcatgggttgctgaaaacccaatccccttagtcgcctctacgacaagcacgggttctCAATTCTAAACACGTTCTTCACGGAGCTGTTCACATGCCGATGAGTTATGACTGAGATATTGATTAAAACCGCGAAATCTTACATAATGTTTACGTAACGTCCCACGATCACGTTAGTGTACTCCTGACTGACATGACGTACCATTTGTTGGATTTCTTGGAGTACATAATTTCAGCTGAGACGTTGCCGCGATGGTCGTGGTTGCCGGCCACGATGTACCACGGCACTTGCAGTGATGGGGCTGTGTACACGTCCTCGAAAGTGTTCTTGGCAAAAAGGAAGCAGATAAATGAATGGTTTTTTTTGTCCATAATGAAAACGTGTCATGCCATGTCGGTGAATATCACAGGTTCTAATAACCAGTAGTGAATCTAACACATGGTGACAGACACACCCACCTTACGTGAGTCATCGTGATGTTCAGATAGTTTCTTCCCTGGTGATAGTTGTCTGTTGGCTGTTTGATTAACGTTACTTACAGGAAACATGCATATGAAAGCAGATAGCGAGTGTAACTGTGTTAAGCCTCGGCACCACATCTTCTGTCAATAGTCCTTTTAATAACCGAGCTTCTGAGCCTGTCAAAGTACTTGAGTGGTCATAGTTTCAATCAGTTAATTATTCAGAGAATATCGAGCATTGCACAATGCAAAGTTCAATCATTTGAGATGCTGCAGTAGTACACACAGCTGAAACAAACATGGAAAACCCGTCGAGTGCTGTGTTTGTGCGTCTTACCTGAAATCGTGCGTCATCCACGTCTTTAATACCGTAGTCGTAGAAGTTGTCGCCCAGTTCCATCACGAAGTGGATGCCGCCCACCTTCTGCGCCCACATGGCCATACGGTCGGCCGTGCCCAGTTCGAGGGGTGTGGTGTAGGGGTAGGTGTCTGCCCCACCGTTGTCGCCGATCACGATGAAGCGTAGGGTGTTGTCGGCCGCCAGGCATCCTGATGGTGAAGTAGTAAAGGCAACAGACCGGCATTATTTCACCTGACTGATATATGTTTGAAGTACTGGATCTGATTTTCAAAAGGTCAAACCCCGGCGTCGAACCCATGCCATGCTGTCAACAGTTATTTATGCCTCCTTACTCAGTAATGTGTTTTCATAGTATTTCTCTATGACTATGTGACCATGTTGAGAGTAGAGATGGTTACAGTATGCATAGAAGGGTTCTGAAGCTGCTTCTGTATCGTAAACTGACAGTCCTTCAGGGCGAGGGGGTAACCTAGTGGCTAAAACGTCCACTCGTCACAGCGAAGGCCCTGTTCTATTCCCCAtataggcacaatgtgtgaaggccatttctggagTTTTctcgctgtgatgttgctagaCTATTGCTAAAATCGACGTAGGCCCATACTCACACAATCACAGTCAGTTAACCTGTGGGGACGGAGGATAGAATGTGTTCCCAAGACGCCATTGCTGGCCGACCCCATTGAGCATCTTGTAAGGGTGAGAATCGGTCTTTTGCAAATCATGGTCGCATGCCAGACCTACAGATTTTCCTTCCTGAACATTAACATTGGTAAGATTGGTAAAGTGTCCAGTTTGGTAGTTTCCTGCTGGTCGTCAGAGTGACATAACATGTATGCTTCTCTCGAGGGTAATGCGGTCTGATGTTTGCATCTTTGAACCATTGTCCTGTAGACCGCTACGAAATACTTTTATCAGTATTACCCAAGGGAGAACATACAAAAAACCAAACCCAACAAATGTAGAgtcatctcccttccatcaatttgctTTCCCataaacatcggtaatttccgtgcaacATGCGCTCTTCAGTGTTATTCGAGACTGGCTAAGAAGTACTATCACATGAGTTACCTCGCTTGTAAATGGGCtacattgaaaatattagaatagcgcttagccaatcaaaAAACGGCATTTATGTGCGAGGTAAGATAAATGAGAATAGTGGATCAATTCTAATAAATCTGACGGATTATTCCATTGCAGAAAGCCACTTATGCTGTCGAATAAACGTATACAAAAGGCATATGACATAGTTGCCTTCATCTGATACAGCTGTTATCAGCTGGGCAGTGTTTGGTTTGTACCCATTCTTTGTGGGTGAAAAGTCTGTTTAAGAACACCTGAACACCTTGTTTGAGAGTGATCCATCAGTGTAGTCAGTGTATGTAGGTGTTAGCCAGTGACTGTTACTGATCACTGGGTGCCTAATATAGCTACACATATACAAACACGCTATACAACAATGATATTGTGGTTTCTGGTTTCCGGTTTTCGATTTATATCCTACGACTGCATCGTCCAAATACAGTTAATGCTTTGATGCGAGATATTATGTGTCATGGTAGGGAACTATGTTGTCCATGTTGCATACACTAACCTCGAGCAATGTTGAATGGTCACTTACAGATACCTACCCTGTCAAAACGTCCCGACACATCTTAATGTGTTGTGGAGGAAACGCCCACCCAAAGCACGGTAGTAAATATGAAACGGGTCAGGGAAATGTTTGATAGCTACAGTGCATTGAGAGACGATGATTATTTCCCCCCGTAAATATACATGAACGTGACTGCCAGCCAAGGGTTTCAGAATCAAAAGTGGTGAAATGTTATGGTCATCTTCTTTGAAAACGGTTACGGCAGCAAACAGCAGAAAATGGCTGACAACTTCCTAACGCCGTATTCTTGTACATTTATCGAGCACTTACCATTGCAACATGTTGGTTGTACTCTCACGAATCAAGTCTTGATTAAAGTATTTACCTGTAGCTGCCAGGGCCAGGAGAACAAGGGAGAAGGGGACTGTCACCATGTTGTCCGTATGACTGTCTAATCTAATCTGAATACCTTCCTTGCGACTAATTGGGACCTATTCACCGTGCACTACTGAACGGCAGGTGCTTATCCGCGTGATCAGCTGATTTCATGAGCCATTACACGTATCAACATGGATATTTATGCGAGCAACTGACTGAAACAGGGATGTCATATTGTATAAGGACCATCCGAGACAGCCAGATGGTCGCTGACATGTAgatacactgactgaaacagggATGTCATGTTGTACAAGGACCATCCGAGATGGCCAGATAGTCGTTGACCACTGACTGAAACAGGGATGTCATGCTGTACAAGGACCATCCGAGATGACCAGATGgttgttcacatgttcatacactgactgaaacagggATCTCATGCTGTACAAGGACCATCCGAGATGACCAGATGGTTGTTCACATCTTCATACACAGACTGAAACAGGGATGTCATGCTGTACAAGGACCATCCGAGATGACCAGATGGTCGTTGACATgttcatacactgactgaaacagggATGTCATGCTGTACAAGGACCATCCGAGATGACCAGATGGTCGTTGACATgttcatacactgactgaaacagggatgtcatgctgtacaaggaccatccgagatggccagatagttgttcacatgttcatacactgactgaaacggggatgtcatgctgtacaaggaccatccgagatgaccagatagttgttcacatcttcatacactgactgaaacggggatgtcatgctgtacaaggaccatccgagatggccagatagttgttcacatgttcatacactgactgaaacagggatgtcatgctgtacaaggaccatccgagatggccagatagttgttcacatgttcatacactgactgaaacagggatgtcatgctgtacaaggaccatccgagatggccagatagttgttcacatgttcatacactgactgaaacagggatgtcatgctgtacaaggaccatccgagatggccagatagttgttcacatgttcatacactgactgaaacagggatgtcatgctgtacaaggaccatccgagatggccagatagttgttcacatgttcatacactgactgaaacagggatgtcatgctgtacaaggaccatccgagatgaccagatagttgttcacatgttcatacactgactgaaacagggatgtcatgctgtacaaggaccatccgagatggccagatagttgttcacatgttcatacactgactgaaacagggatgtcatgctgtacaaggaccatccgagatggccagatagttgttcacatgttcatacactgactgaaacagggatgtcatgctgcacaaggaccatccgagatggccagatagttgttcacatgtacatacactgactgaaacagggatgtcatgctgcacaaggaccatccgagatggccagatagttgttcacatgtacatacactgactgaaacagggatgtcatgctgtacaaggaccatccgagatgaccagatagttgttcacatgttcatacactgactgaaacagggatgtcatgctgcacaaggaccatccgagatggccagatagttgttcacatgtacatacactgactgaaacagggatgtcatgctgtacaaggaccatccgagatggccagatagttgttcacatgtacatacactgactgaaacagggatgtcatgctgtacaaggaccatccgagatggccagatagttgttcacatgttcatacactgactgaaacagggatgtcatgctgcacaaggaccatccgagatggccagatagttgttcacatgttcatacactgactgaaacagggatgtcatgctgtacaaggaccatccgagatggccagatagttgttcacatgtacatacactgactgaaacagggatgtcatgctgtacaaggaccatccgagatggccagatagttgttcacatgttcatacactgactgaaacaaGGATGCCATGCTGCACAAGGACCATCCGAGATGGCCAGATAGTtgttcacatgtacatacactgactgaaacgGGGATGTCATGCTGCACAAGGACCATCCGAGATGGCCAGAtagttgttcacatgttcatacactgactgaaacagggatgtcatgctgcacaaggaccatccgagatggccagatagttgttcacatgtacatacactgactgaaacagggatgtcatgctgtacaaggaccatccgagatggccagatagttgttcacatgttcatacactgactgaaacagggatgtcatgctgcacaaggaccatccgagatggccagatagttgttcacatgtacatacactgactgaaacagggatgtcatgctgcacaaggaccatccgagatggccagatagttgttcacatgtacatacactgactgaaacagggatgtcatgctgtacaaggaccatccgagatggccagatagttgttcacatgtt
Above is a genomic segment from Haliotis asinina isolate JCU_RB_2024 chromosome 7, JCU_Hal_asi_v2, whole genome shotgun sequence containing:
- the LOC137290834 gene encoding tartrate-resistant acid phosphatase type 5-like, translated to MVTVPFSLVLLALAATGCLAADNTLRFIVIGDNGGADTYPYTTPLELGTADRMAMWAQKVGGIHFVMELGDNFYDYGIKDVDDARFQNTFEDVYTAPSLQVPWYIVAGNHDHRGNVSAEIMYSKKSNKWRFPDFYYPLRFNIPNSNATIDFVMIDTVVLCGQADDVILHPEGPEDVKAAASQWIWIDQQLRASKATYLFTAGHYPVLSIAEHGPTLALVAMLQPLLYKHRASGHMSGHDHNLQHLQEAKDGVTLDFILSGCADKMDTSEAHKDSVPEGSSKFHWADPTSMGGFVYVEASAEKMVSTFISAEGDILYNTTTYPRELN